GCCGACGTCTGCCGGAGTTGGGAGGCGGCGACGCTGCCGGCGGAGGAGGCGGGGGTGCGGGTGGTCCGCCTGCGGCTGGGGATGGTCGTCGCCGCGGCCGGCGGGGCGCTGGCGAAGATGCTGCCCGCGTTCCGCTGCGGTCTCGGCGGGCCGTTCGGCGACGGGCGGCAGTGGGTCAGTTGGATCGCGCTCGACGACGTCGTCGGCGCCGTCGCCGCCTGCCTCGGCGACGAGCGGCTGCAGGGGGCGGTCAACGCCGTCGCGCCGGGGGCGGCGACGAACGCGGAGTTCGCGCGCGCGCTGGGGCGCGCTCTCGGGCGTCCCGCGGCGCTGCCGGCGCCCGCGGCCGCGGTGCGCTTCCTCTTCGGCGAGATGGGGGAGACGATGCTCCTCCGCGGCGCGCGGGTGCGCGCGCGGCGGCTCGCGGCGAGCGGCTTCCCGTTCCTTCGTCCGACGCTGGAGAGCGCGTTCGCGGCGGAGCTGGGGCTCCCCGCGCCGCGCTGACCGCCGCCGTCGGCCGGCTCGCGCTCCGCGGTTCGCGTCGCGCCCCGTCGATCTTCGCGTCCTCGCCGCGCGAATCGTCGCCGGTCCGCCCGCGCGCCGCCGCGCTGCCTTACGATGCGGGCGGAGGAACCGCGCATGACACATCGTCGAGTCCGGGGGGCGTTGGCCGGGGCGAAGCGGCGGCTGCCGCCGGGGACGTCCCCCGGCACGATCCGCGTCGATCCCGCCTCTCCGGCGCCGATCATCACCGCGATCGCCTACGGGCCGGAGGGAGAGGTCGTCGAGCGGCGCGTCGCCGCGGGCGAGCTGGCGGCGCTCAAGGGATCGGCGCCGATCCTGTGGGTGAACATCGAGGGGCTGGGGGACGCCGAGGCGATCCGCGAGATCGGGCGGGTCTTCGGCCTGCATCCGCTGGCGCTCGAGGACGCCGTCAACGTGCATCAGCGGCCGAAGGTGGACGCCTTCGCCGGCAACCTCTTCATCGTCGCGCGGATGGCCGACGAGGCGGAGGGACGCCTCTGCACCGAGCAGCTCGGGCTCTTCCTCGGCGAGGGGTTCGTGCTCACGTTCCAGGAGCGCCGCGGCGACTGCTTCGATCCGGTGCGCAACCGGCTGCGCCTCGCCGGGCCGATCCGCGCCAAGGGCGCCGACTATCTCGCCTACGCGCTGCTCGACGCCGTGGTGGACAACTGGTTCCCCGCGCTCGACAAGTGCGAGGAGCGGATCGACGTGCTGGACCGCGTGGTGCCGGTCGGCCCGCCGCGCGAGACGATCCGCGCGATCCACGACCTGCGCGCCGACTTGGTCGTCGCCCGCCGCGCGATTTGGCCGCTGCGCGACGCGCTGGCCGCGCTGGTGCGCGACCAGCACCCGCTGGTGCGGGAGGACACGCGGCTCTACCTGCGCGACTGCCAGGACCACGTCGTGCAGCTGATCGACGTGCTGGAGACGAGCCGCGAGCTGTCGGGGCAGTTGGCGGAGCTGCACCTCTCCTTCGTGAGCAACCGGCTCAACGAAGTGATGAAGGTGCTGACGGTGATCTCGACGATCTTCCTGCCGCTGTCGTTCATCGCCGGGCTCTACGGGATGAACTTCCAGCCGGAGAAGTCGCCCTGGAACATGCCGGAGCTGGGGTGGAGGTACGGGTATCCGTTCGCGCTGTTGTTGATGGCCGCGATCGTCGTCGCGATGCTGTGGTATTTCGCGCGGCGGGGGTGGTTGTCGTCTTCTGAACCGACCGACAGACCGTAGGCCGCTGGGCGCCGGCGGCTTGTGTTTCGCGCGTTGTTTCGTGGGGCGCGCGGGACTCGCTGGTCGCGCGCGGCGCGGCGGGGGGCGGCGGCTCCGCGACGGGGCAACGCTGCGCCGCCGCCCCCCGCCG
The sequence above is a segment of the bacterium genome. Coding sequences within it:
- the corA gene encoding magnesium/cobalt transporter CorA; this encodes MTHRRVRGALAGAKRRLPPGTSPGTIRVDPASPAPIITAIAYGPEGEVVERRVAAGELAALKGSAPILWVNIEGLGDAEAIREIGRVFGLHPLALEDAVNVHQRPKVDAFAGNLFIVARMADEAEGRLCTEQLGLFLGEGFVLTFQERRGDCFDPVRNRLRLAGPIRAKGADYLAYALLDAVVDNWFPALDKCEERIDVLDRVVPVGPPRETIRAIHDLRADLVVARRAIWPLRDALAALVRDQHPLVREDTRLYLRDCQDHVVQLIDVLETSRELSGQLAELHLSFVSNRLNEVMKVLTVISTIFLPLSFIAGLYGMNFQPEKSPWNMPELGWRYGYPFALLLMAAIVVAMLWYFARRGWLSSSEPTDRP